A single window of Chitinophaga sp. XS-30 DNA harbors:
- a CDS encoding MFS transporter, whose protein sequence is MASPQTPEKQTPTHHLSVLEKVGYSLGDLAANLIFQTLMAFLAFFYTDIYRIPPAKASLVMLTGGFAGALFNLVMGAVADRTQTRWGKFRPWILWTAIPFGAISLLAFSTPDFNEGGKVAYAFVTYFLLVIIYSANNLPYSALSGVMTGDMKERNSLSSYRFVAVMLAQFIIQVFLLPLAISVGDGDKAAGFEKVMLVFAVTGVICFLITFLTTRERVTPPKEQRTPLKEDIGDLLKNKPWLIMLTLTVLVFITLAIKGGMNIYYFRYYLNEASQSSFLQSLGFSHLLDNLSSTFGPEAFEEFRNPDSAPYAAASITSAASTIAMIIGILFSKSLADKFGKRNIFGIFLALSALCLIAINFLSDTAVAAVFIIQTLHGLVYGVTIPLLWAMIADVADYSEWRNNRRATAIIFSAMIFGLKVGLSLGGALSAWLLGLFGYDAEATRQTAAAVKGIRLLVSVIPGTLFIAGAALLSAYSIGKESELQIEKALKERRKESFS, encoded by the coding sequence ATGGCGAGTCCCCAAACCCCTGAAAAACAAACTCCCACCCATCACCTGTCCGTTCTGGAAAAGGTCGGCTACAGCCTGGGAGACCTGGCTGCCAATCTCATTTTTCAGACGCTGATGGCCTTTCTGGCATTCTTTTACACCGATATTTACAGGATACCTCCCGCAAAGGCCAGTCTCGTTATGCTCACCGGCGGCTTCGCCGGGGCATTGTTCAACCTCGTGATGGGCGCAGTGGCGGACCGTACGCAGACAAGATGGGGGAAGTTCAGGCCCTGGATATTGTGGACAGCCATACCGTTCGGCGCCATTTCACTATTGGCCTTTTCCACCCCGGATTTCAATGAAGGCGGTAAAGTAGCCTATGCCTTTGTTACGTATTTTTTGCTGGTCATCATCTATTCCGCCAACAACCTCCCTTACTCCGCGCTAAGCGGTGTGATGACCGGCGATATGAAAGAAAGGAACAGCCTTTCATCCTACCGGTTTGTTGCCGTAATGCTGGCGCAATTCATCATCCAGGTATTCCTGCTGCCATTGGCCATATCGGTTGGCGATGGCGACAAGGCAGCCGGATTTGAAAAGGTGATGCTGGTTTTCGCCGTCACCGGCGTGATCTGTTTCCTCATCACTTTCCTGACCACAAGGGAAAGGGTAACACCACCAAAGGAACAACGGACACCGCTGAAAGAGGACATCGGCGACCTGCTGAAAAACAAGCCCTGGCTGATCATGCTGACCCTGACCGTGCTGGTTTTCATCACACTCGCCATCAAAGGCGGCATGAACATTTACTATTTCCGGTATTACCTGAATGAAGCCAGCCAGAGCAGTTTTTTGCAATCCCTGGGTTTCAGCCATCTGCTGGACAACCTCAGCAGCACATTCGGTCCCGAGGCGTTTGAAGAATTCAGAAATCCGGACAGCGCGCCTTATGCCGCGGCCAGCATCACCAGCGCCGCCAGCACCATCGCCATGATCATCGGGATACTCTTCTCGAAATCACTGGCGGACAAATTCGGCAAACGGAACATCTTTGGCATCTTCCTGGCATTATCCGCCCTTTGCCTGATCGCCATCAACTTTTTATCCGACACCGCCGTGGCTGCGGTATTTATCATCCAAACGTTGCACGGCCTCGTGTATGGCGTAACCATTCCCCTCCTATGGGCCATGATCGCCGACGTGGCCGATTACAGCGAATGGAGGAATAACCGGAGAGCCACTGCCATCATCTTCTCAGCTATGATATTCGGATTAAAGGTGGGCCTGAGTCTCGGCGGCGCGCTTTCAGCATGGCTGCTGGGACTGTTCGGCTACGATGCGGAAGCAACAAGACAGACAGCTGCGGCCGTGAAAGGGATAAGACTGCTCGTGAGCGTAATACCGGGAACATTGTTCATTGCCGGAGCAGCGCTGCTGTCGGCTTACAGCATAGGGAAAGAGAGCGAATTGCAGATAGAGAAAGCGCTGAAAGAAAGAAGGAAGGAATCATTTTCATAA
- a CDS encoding endo-1,4-beta-xylanase, giving the protein MLHRSTTVITICALGLLLTAGAGSDNSPALQDYPSLKEVFRDDFTIGTALSARQIEEKDPGAAALVPQQFNMITPENIMKAVIIHPEWGKYNFGPADKLVEYGKKHNIGINGHTLIWHSQLPPFVRHIQRADSFRMFFSEHINTIARRYHGKVFSWDVVNEALNEDGSLRKSVFLDKMGEDYITEAFRLTAAASPGTELYYNDYNNEQPAKRAGCITLVKKVQAAGVRIDGVGIQGHWHLGKVPLKDIEESIIQYAALGLKVMITELDIEVLPRNFQGADVSQRIQASPALNPYPNGLPDSVQQQLADDYEALFRLFLKHRDKVTRVTFWGVNDGQSWLNGWPVRGRTNYPLLFDRAFQPKPAFYKVIATKKHPVTAKKSPNGESPNP; this is encoded by the coding sequence ATGCTGCACAGATCCACAACGGTAATAACCATATGCGCACTCGGCCTCCTGCTCACTGCGGGCGCAGGCAGCGACAACAGTCCCGCTTTGCAGGACTATCCTTCCCTGAAGGAGGTCTTCCGCGACGATTTTACTATTGGCACTGCATTAAGCGCCCGGCAGATAGAAGAGAAAGATCCTGGTGCTGCAGCCCTCGTCCCCCAACAGTTCAATATGATCACTCCGGAAAATATCATGAAAGCGGTGATCATCCATCCGGAATGGGGCAAATATAATTTTGGCCCGGCAGACAAGCTTGTTGAATACGGAAAAAAACACAACATCGGCATCAACGGCCACACGCTGATATGGCATAGCCAGCTGCCGCCATTTGTCCGTCATATCCAGCGCGCAGATTCCTTCCGGATGTTCTTTTCGGAGCATATCAACACCATCGCCCGCCGCTACCACGGCAAAGTATTTTCCTGGGACGTGGTGAATGAAGCCCTGAATGAAGACGGCTCCCTCCGCAAATCCGTGTTTCTTGACAAGATGGGCGAAGATTACATTACCGAGGCCTTCAGGCTGACCGCCGCCGCATCTCCCGGTACGGAATTGTACTACAACGATTACAATAACGAACAGCCGGCCAAACGCGCAGGCTGCATCACACTGGTAAAAAAAGTACAGGCGGCCGGCGTTCGGATCGATGGTGTGGGCATACAAGGGCATTGGCACCTGGGCAAAGTTCCGCTGAAAGATATCGAGGAAAGTATCATTCAATATGCAGCACTCGGCCTGAAAGTAATGATCACGGAACTGGATATCGAAGTGCTGCCGCGTAATTTCCAGGGGGCGGACGTCAGCCAGCGGATACAGGCCAGCCCGGCGCTGAATCCTTATCCGAACGGCCTGCCGGACAGTGTGCAGCAGCAACTCGCAGATGACTACGAAGCCCTGTTCCGCCTCTTCCTGAAACACCGGGACAAAGTTACGCGGGTAACCTTCTGGGGCGTTAATGATGGCCAAAGCTGGCTTAATGGCTGGCCGGTGAGAGGGCGTACCAATTATCCCCTGCTGTTCGACCGTGCATTCCAGCCCAAGCCCGCATTTTACAAAGTAATTGCCACCAAAAAGCATCCCGTAACCGCAAAAAAATCCCCGAATGGCGAGTCCCCAAACCCCTGA
- a CDS encoding glycoside hydrolase family 43 protein: MPEENIDHINFDELKKQAISPPLISHLYTADPSAHVFNGRIYIYPSHDIDTAIPFDDLGSHFAMEDYHVFSMDAPEGAVTDHGIALHVKDVPWAARQMWAPDAACRNGKYYLYFPAKRPDGIFQIGVATGDAPEGPFAAEPEAIKGSYSIDPAVFVDDNGDAYMYFGGLWGGQLQSYRHNTFAESNREPLPGEPALGPRIARLTEDMLQFAEAPKEIIITDENGRPLAAGDNERRFFEASWMHKHNGKYYFSYSTGDTHLLCYATGDNPYGPFTYGGQILSPVVGWTSHHSICAFEGRWYLFYHDSSLSHGVTHLRCIKVTELIHEADDRIRTIHPYKH; this comes from the coding sequence ATGCCAGAAGAAAATATCGATCATATCAATTTCGATGAACTGAAGAAACAGGCTATCTCGCCACCGCTGATCAGTCACCTGTACACCGCAGATCCCTCCGCACATGTATTCAACGGAAGGATCTACATCTACCCGTCCCACGACATCGATACAGCTATTCCGTTTGATGACCTGGGCAGTCATTTTGCGATGGAAGACTATCATGTTTTTTCGATGGATGCACCGGAAGGCGCAGTCACCGATCACGGCATAGCCTTGCATGTAAAAGACGTGCCATGGGCTGCCCGGCAGATGTGGGCGCCGGATGCCGCTTGCCGCAACGGCAAATACTATCTGTACTTCCCCGCAAAAAGACCGGACGGCATATTCCAGATAGGGGTAGCTACGGGCGATGCGCCGGAGGGGCCGTTCGCTGCGGAACCGGAAGCGATCAAAGGCAGCTACAGCATCGATCCCGCCGTGTTTGTGGATGATAACGGAGACGCATATATGTATTTTGGTGGTCTCTGGGGAGGCCAGCTGCAATCCTATCGCCACAACACTTTTGCCGAAAGCAATCGTGAGCCGCTGCCGGGAGAGCCGGCACTGGGTCCGCGGATCGCCAGGCTAACGGAAGACATGCTGCAGTTTGCCGAAGCCCCGAAAGAGATCATCATCACAGATGAAAACGGCCGGCCGCTTGCCGCCGGGGACAATGAACGGCGCTTCTTCGAAGCCAGCTGGATGCATAAGCACAACGGAAAATATTATTTTTCATATTCAACCGGGGATACCCATTTACTGTGTTATGCCACAGGTGATAACCCGTATGGCCCGTTCACCTACGGAGGGCAGATACTCAGTCCGGTAGTGGGCTGGACCTCCCACCATTCCATCTGTGCCTTTGAAGGGAGATGGTACCTGTTCTACCACGACAGCAGCCTGAGCCACGGCGTCACCCATCTGCGGTGCATCAAGGTAACGGAGCTGATCCATGAAGCAGATGACCGCATCAGAACGATCCATCCCTATAAACATTGA
- a CDS encoding sialate O-acetylesterase, whose product MKQLLIILTGLLLSGKTFSQIRLPAILRDSMILQRDETVNLWGWAAAGEKVTVHFKNKRYRAQADAAGKWRVKLPPTIAGGPHTIEITGSNRIILKDVLFGDVWICSGQSNMVHQMNIHDVAYAQEIAEANDPQIRQFWIPTLTSLEAPQNDLPAGRWMSAKGEDIRPFSAVAYFFAKRLHEKYKVPVGIINASVGGTPIKAWISEEGLRDFPALQATMEKNKDTAYLNSLNRRRPAMPAETADAGLTGAIKWFDPTYSPKGWRRINIPGYWEDQGIRDLDGVVWYRKEIEVPAQMAGKAAKVFLGRIVDADELYINGKRVGNTSYQYPQRRYTVPAGVLKSGRNIFVVRVTNNYGKGGFVPDKPYCLFSGNDTISLLGYWHYKVGKVFTPSTGNFGGGISRQSQPAALYNAMIAPVTAYTVKGFCWYQGESDTGNPVEYEKLQRALINDWRSKWGQGQLPFLYVQLPGFMDYNYLPSESSWAMLREAQLKALSVPNTAMAVAIDLGEWNDIHPDNKKDVGERLAKAALKLAYNEPVTGSGPLFREYTIEGNRIIISFDHTGSGLTTADGEAPAEFAIAGEDKKFVWASTKIEHNKVVVWNDEIPRPRYVRYAWADNPVNPNLFNREGLPASPFRTDK is encoded by the coding sequence ATGAAACAATTATTGATCATTCTTACAGGGCTTTTACTGTCCGGCAAAACATTCTCCCAGATCAGGCTGCCGGCTATTTTGCGGGACAGCATGATACTGCAGCGCGATGAAACGGTGAACCTCTGGGGATGGGCGGCTGCCGGTGAAAAAGTAACCGTGCATTTCAAGAACAAGCGATATCGTGCGCAAGCGGACGCAGCGGGTAAGTGGCGCGTAAAGCTGCCTCCTACCATAGCCGGAGGTCCCCACACCATCGAGATCACCGGCAGCAACAGGATCATATTGAAAGACGTGCTCTTTGGTGATGTATGGATATGCAGCGGACAAAGCAATATGGTGCATCAGATGAATATCCATGATGTAGCCTATGCGCAGGAGATAGCGGAAGCCAATGATCCGCAGATCAGGCAATTCTGGATACCCACACTGACCAGCCTTGAAGCGCCGCAGAACGACCTTCCGGCCGGCCGCTGGATGTCAGCCAAAGGGGAGGATATAAGACCTTTTTCCGCTGTCGCTTATTTCTTCGCCAAAAGGCTTCATGAAAAATACAAGGTGCCGGTAGGCATCATCAACGCCAGTGTAGGCGGTACGCCTATCAAGGCATGGATAAGTGAAGAAGGCCTCCGGGATTTTCCGGCACTGCAAGCCACGATGGAGAAAAACAAGGACACGGCCTACCTCAATTCCCTCAACCGAAGACGGCCTGCCATGCCTGCGGAAACGGCAGATGCGGGGCTCACCGGCGCCATCAAATGGTTCGACCCGACATACTCCCCAAAAGGCTGGCGGCGCATCAATATCCCAGGATACTGGGAAGACCAGGGCATCAGGGACCTCGATGGCGTGGTCTGGTACCGGAAAGAAATTGAGGTACCTGCGCAGATGGCGGGAAAAGCAGCGAAAGTGTTCCTGGGCAGGATCGTAGATGCGGATGAACTGTACATCAACGGCAAACGGGTGGGCAACACCAGCTATCAGTATCCGCAACGCCGGTACACGGTGCCTGCAGGGGTTCTGAAAAGCGGTCGCAATATTTTCGTTGTGCGCGTGACCAATAACTATGGCAAAGGCGGCTTTGTGCCGGATAAGCCCTATTGCCTTTTCAGCGGCAACGATACCATCAGCCTGCTGGGCTACTGGCATTACAAGGTGGGAAAAGTATTCACGCCATCCACCGGAAATTTTGGCGGAGGCATCTCCCGTCAAAGCCAGCCCGCCGCTTTGTACAATGCGATGATAGCACCGGTGACCGCTTATACCGTCAAAGGTTTCTGCTGGTATCAGGGTGAATCGGATACCGGTAATCCTGTTGAATATGAAAAACTTCAGCGCGCGCTGATCAATGACTGGCGCAGCAAATGGGGCCAGGGCCAACTCCCCTTCCTGTACGTGCAACTTCCGGGTTTTATGGACTATAACTACCTGCCATCGGAAAGCAGTTGGGCTATGCTGAGAGAAGCGCAGCTGAAAGCATTGTCCGTTCCCAATACCGCTATGGCAGTTGCCATTGATCTTGGAGAATGGAATGACATTCATCCCGATAATAAAAAAGATGTAGGCGAAAGGCTGGCAAAAGCTGCGCTTAAATTAGCGTACAACGAACCCGTTACAGGGTCCGGCCCCCTTTTCAGGGAATATACGATCGAGGGCAACAGGATCATCATCAGCTTCGATCATACGGGCAGCGGACTGACCACCGCTGATGGTGAAGCGCCGGCGGAATTTGCCATTGCGGGGGAGGACAAAAAATTTGTCTGGGCCAGCACAAAGATTGAGCACAACAAGGTAGTGGTATGGAACGATGAGATCCCCAGGCCACGGTATGTCCGTTATGCCTGGGCGGATAACCCGGTGAACCCGAACCTGTTCAACAGGGAAGGATTGCCGGCATCGCCGTTCAGAACGGATAAATAG
- a CDS encoding alpha-glucuronidase, giving the protein MMPGIKIACTYCLFLLLGFAVKADDGHALWLRKRPANPVNVVSAKQSPILEIARKELQDGWLGSAGATFVLTIKKDRSIRGDGYRFDGSGVQANTELGILYGVYEVLRRQQTGLPVMPTVSNPSYDRRILNHWDNLNGSVERGYAGLSIFWRDEKDAPAVTEKDRSLWLEYARANASLGVNGTVINNVNASPRVLTRPYLEKVKAVADIMRRYGIRTYLSVNFSSPAQLGGLKNSDPLVPEVAQWWKDKTKEIYALIPDFGGFLVKANSEGQPGPQDFGRTHADGANMLADVLKPYGGIVMWRAFVYAPNDNDRAGQAYTEFVPLDGQFRDNVIIQVKNGPIDFQPREPFSALFGAMKKTSVMPELQITQEYLGHSNHLAFLAPMWEECLQSDTYQQGAGSTVARCSDGSIYPQRYTAIAGVANTGLDTNWCGHTFAQANWYAFGRLAWNNQLGSEKIAEEWLQLTFGPEDAAGPAPAKEEWQQQFFLPVKQMMLESREAVVNYMMPLGLHHIFSVFEHYGPGPWYGPKGVRPDWTPPYYHQADTNGIGFNRTATGSNTLSQYKEPLHTQLANPATCPEELLLWFHHLPWDYRVKSGRSLWDELCYSYQKGLLQVRGFQQTWDKVEPYADAARFRKVQSKLRRQCLDAQIWKDACLLYFQQFSRRPIPFDIERPVYDLDYLMKLNPLTLQVFERNARQHH; this is encoded by the coding sequence ATGATGCCCGGAATCAAGATAGCCTGCACATATTGCCTGTTCCTCTTGCTCGGCTTCGCCGTTAAAGCAGATGACGGCCATGCCTTGTGGCTGCGCAAGCGCCCAGCCAATCCAGTAAACGTGGTTTCCGCAAAGCAATCGCCCATCCTTGAGATCGCCCGTAAGGAATTGCAGGACGGATGGCTTGGCAGCGCCGGCGCCACCTTTGTGCTGACCATCAAAAAAGACCGGTCTATCCGCGGCGACGGTTACCGATTCGACGGATCAGGCGTACAGGCCAACACCGAACTTGGCATACTGTACGGTGTATATGAAGTGCTGCGCCGCCAGCAGACAGGGCTGCCTGTAATGCCCACCGTCTCCAATCCTTCGTACGACCGCCGCATCCTCAACCACTGGGATAACCTGAACGGCAGTGTTGAACGCGGCTACGCCGGCCTGTCCATCTTCTGGCGGGATGAAAAAGATGCCCCTGCCGTCACGGAAAAAGACCGGTCGTTATGGCTGGAATACGCGCGGGCAAATGCTTCCCTGGGGGTCAACGGCACCGTCATCAATAATGTGAATGCATCGCCGCGGGTACTGACCCGCCCCTATCTGGAAAAGGTAAAAGCGGTGGCCGATATCATGCGCAGGTATGGCATCCGTACCTATCTCTCCGTTAACTTCTCTTCTCCGGCACAACTCGGCGGTTTGAAGAACTCGGACCCGCTTGTACCGGAAGTAGCGCAATGGTGGAAAGACAAAACAAAAGAGATCTATGCACTGATCCCGGATTTCGGCGGTTTCCTCGTGAAAGCGAACAGTGAAGGGCAGCCGGGGCCGCAGGATTTCGGGCGCACACATGCGGATGGCGCCAATATGCTGGCGGATGTGCTTAAACCCTATGGCGGCATCGTGATGTGGCGCGCTTTCGTGTACGCCCCGAATGACAACGACCGCGCCGGGCAGGCTTACACCGAGTTTGTTCCGCTGGACGGGCAGTTCCGCGATAATGTGATCATCCAGGTAAAAAACGGCCCGATCGATTTTCAGCCGCGCGAGCCTTTCAGCGCGCTTTTCGGTGCAATGAAAAAAACCTCGGTGATGCCTGAACTGCAGATCACGCAGGAATATCTCGGGCATTCCAATCACCTGGCTTTCCTCGCCCCGATGTGGGAAGAATGCCTGCAAAGCGACACCTATCAGCAGGGCGCCGGCAGTACCGTTGCCCGTTGCTCCGATGGAAGCATTTATCCGCAGCGATATACGGCTATCGCCGGTGTTGCCAATACCGGGCTGGATACCAACTGGTGCGGGCATACGTTTGCACAGGCCAACTGGTATGCATTCGGCCGTTTAGCCTGGAACAACCAGCTCGGTAGTGAAAAGATCGCGGAGGAATGGCTGCAACTGACCTTCGGGCCGGAAGATGCCGCCGGGCCTGCGCCGGCCAAAGAAGAGTGGCAGCAGCAATTCTTTCTCCCCGTCAAACAGATGATGCTGGAAAGCCGGGAAGCAGTGGTCAACTATATGATGCCGCTGGGCCTTCATCACATTTTCTCCGTATTCGAGCATTACGGCCCCGGTCCCTGGTACGGCCCCAAAGGCGTCAGGCCGGACTGGACGCCACCGTACTATCACCAGGCCGATACCAATGGTATCGGCTTCAACCGCACTGCCACCGGCAGCAATACCCTGAGTCAATACAAGGAACCGCTACACACACAACTGGCCAATCCCGCCACCTGCCCGGAAGAGTTGCTCCTGTGGTTCCACCATCTGCCATGGGACTACCGCGTAAAAAGCGGCCGCAGCCTGTGGGATGAGCTGTGTTACAGTTACCAGAAAGGATTGCTTCAGGTACGCGGGTTCCAGCAGACCTGGGACAAGGTGGAACCCTATGCTGATGCGGCCCGCTTTCGAAAAGTGCAAAGCAAACTGCGCCGGCAATGCCTCGATGCGCAGATATGGAAAGATGCCTGCCTTTTATATTTCCAGCAATTCAGCCGGCGGCCGATACCTTTTGACATAGAACGGCCGGTGTACGATCTCGATTATCTCATGAAACTGAACCCGCTGACCTTACAGGTATTTGAACGTAATGCCCGGCAGCACCATTAA
- the uxuA gene encoding mannonate dehydratase — protein sequence MRWFGPNDPVTLADIRQAGCSGVVTALHQVPVGEIWTVEDINRRRALIEAAGMRWTVIESLPVSDDIKRRSGRYRQHIAHYRQSLRNVAACGLKVVTYNFMPVLDWLRTDVDYRMPDGSKALYFERLAFVAFDLFLLERPGASAAYSHEEAAAARLYFDGLTTEGRERLFRNVLLGLPGSDEAFTPAQVLAALKSYEGIDAGRLRDNLFLFLQEVVPVAEACGLSMAIHPDDPPYPVLGLPRIVSTEEDIAAIIHAVPSPANGLCYCTGSLGARADNDVLRILRRFGDQIHFLHLRNTKRDENGNFFEAPHLEGDTDMYAVVKEIVQLQRRRNTAIPMRPDHGHQMLDDLRKRTYPGYSAIGRLKGLAELRGLETGIRRWMDEAG from the coding sequence ATGAGATGGTTTGGTCCCAATGATCCGGTAACGCTGGCGGATATCCGGCAGGCCGGTTGCAGCGGCGTTGTTACCGCACTGCACCAGGTGCCGGTGGGGGAAATCTGGACAGTGGAAGATATCAACCGGCGGCGGGCACTCATTGAAGCGGCCGGTATGCGCTGGACGGTGATAGAAAGCCTGCCGGTGAGCGATGACATCAAAAGACGGAGCGGCCGCTATCGGCAGCATATCGCGCATTACAGGCAAAGTCTGCGGAATGTGGCCGCCTGCGGCCTGAAAGTGGTGACTTATAATTTCATGCCGGTGCTGGACTGGTTGCGTACGGATGTGGATTACCGCATGCCGGATGGCAGTAAAGCCTTGTATTTCGAACGGCTGGCTTTTGTTGCGTTTGATCTTTTCCTGCTCGAACGGCCGGGAGCCTCAGCAGCATATAGCCACGAAGAGGCTGCCGCTGCGCGGTTGTATTTCGATGGACTGACAACGGAGGGAAGAGAGCGGCTGTTCAGGAATGTGCTGCTGGGCCTCCCCGGTAGTGATGAGGCTTTTACGCCTGCACAGGTGCTGGCGGCGCTGAAAAGTTATGAAGGTATCGATGCCGGCAGGTTAAGGGATAACCTGTTCCTTTTCCTGCAGGAAGTGGTCCCGGTTGCTGAAGCCTGCGGGCTGAGCATGGCCATACATCCGGATGATCCGCCGTATCCGGTGCTGGGGTTGCCGCGCATCGTCAGCACGGAAGAGGATATTGCGGCGATTATTCACGCTGTGCCTTCACCCGCGAACGGGTTGTGTTATTGCACCGGCTCGCTTGGTGCGCGGGCGGATAATGATGTGCTGCGCATACTGCGGCGTTTCGGGGATCAGATCCATTTTTTGCATCTGCGCAACACAAAGCGGGATGAAAACGGTAATTTCTTCGAAGCCCCCCACCTCGAAGGTGATACGGATATGTATGCGGTGGTGAAGGAAATCGTGCAGCTGCAACGGCGAAGGAACACCGCCATTCCCATGCGCCCGGACCATGGCCACCAGATGCTGGACGACCTTCGGAAGAGGACCTATCCCGGGTATTCCGCTATCGGCAGGCTGAAGGGGCTGGCGGAATTAAGGGGCCTGGAAACAGGGATCAGGCGATGGATGGATGAGGCGGGCTGA